One Aegilops tauschii subsp. strangulata cultivar AL8/78 chromosome 7, Aet v6.0, whole genome shotgun sequence genomic window carries:
- the LOC141027185 gene encoding uncharacterized protein codes for MDVNPPPDVNMTAQENQTAPLVGELDDPAATSADHGMHNTVLNLNAEGDMQPVQSSDLGGMRPQEHVRVIAALFGKEVPSGIELRNEPGLGLNSPARKKAVREFVSSVKVNLVCLQETKLDVIDPFIVMHCIGPSLDGFAYLPAHETRGGILLAWDKTVMEVDNIMLDNNSLTGLVHTKDGVNWWLTVVYGPQGDDLKSQFLEELKNRRVACQGPWMILGDFNMILRASEKNNTNLNHAMMRKFRDFVDEHELKQLYMHGRNFTWSNERDAPVMTKIVRVLVSVDWELHFADSLLQAMSTNVSDHASLHLSTSAQFCPKKRFRFEIFWNNLDGFMEAIQEAWVCDDSITYPFKRLDALLRNTATFLQAWGQRKVGNIKLQMAVANYVILRLERAQESRLLTLEELWLRRSLKLAVLGLASLERTIARQRSRIRWLREGDANTKLFQIVANGRRAKNYILKVKKGEEIATDQERKGEIFTEAYEELLGGGMLGRKASTWIIWT; via the exons ATGGATGTAAACCCTCCCCCGGATGTGAACATGACTGCCCAGGAGAATCAGACTGCTCCATTGGTGGGGGAGTTGGACGACCCAGCAGCCACTTCGGCTGACCATGGCATGCATAACACAGTGCTGAACTTGAACGCTGAGGGCGACATGCAGCCCGTGCAATCGTCAGATCTGGGAGGAATGAGGCCACAGGAG CATGTTAGGGTGATTGCTGCGTTGTTTGGGAAGGAGGTTCCATCAGGGATTGAGCTGCGCAACGAGCCTGGGCT GGGCCTAAACAGCCCGGCTAGGAAAAAGGCTGTTAGAGAATTTGTGTCTTCGGTGAAAGTAAATCTAGTATGTCTTCAAGAGACTAAGCTTGATGTAATCGACCCCTTCATTGTTATGCATTGCATTGGACCGTCTCTTGACGGTTTTGCTTATCTTCCGGCGCATGAAACACGTGGTGGTATCCTATTGGCATGGGACAAAACGGTAATGGAGGTTGACAACATCATGCTTGACAACAACTCCCTTACTGGTCTTGTGCACACTAAGGATGGAGTGAATTGGTGGCTCACAGTGGTGTATGGCCCCCAAGGAGACGATCTTAAATCTCAATTCCTGGAGGAGCTTAAGAATAGAAGGGTGGCTTGTCAGGGCCCGTGGATGATTCTTGGAGACTTCAACATGATCCTACGTGCCTCGGAGAAAAACAACACCAATCTCAACCATGCGATGATGAGAAAGTTTAGGGACTTTGTGGACGAGCATGAGCTAAAACAGCTATACATGCATGGTCGAAATTTCACCTGGAGCAACGAAAGGGATGCGCCGGTCATGACCAAAATCGTTAGAGTCCTGGTGTCGGTTGATTGGGAGCTCCACTTTGCGGACAGCTTGCTGCAAGCAATGTCCACTAATGTCTCGGATCACGCGTCGCTGCACTTGTCTACTAGTGCACAATTCTGCCCTAAAAAGAGATTTCGGTTCGAGATTTTTTGGAATAATCTTGATGGTTTCATGGAAGCGATTCAGGAAGCTTGGGTCTGCGACGATTCCATCACGTACCCCTTCAAGAGGCTAGACGCGCTACTCAGGAATACCGCGACGTTTCTACAAGCTTGGGGACAGCGGAAAGTTGGAAATATCAAACTCCAAATGGCTGTGGCTAACTATGTTATCCTCCGATTGGAGAGAGCCCAGGAGTCTAGACTGCTTACCCTCGAGGAGTTGTGGCTTCGGCGCTCCCTTAAGCTTGCTGTGCTGGGCCTGGCGTCCTTGGAGAGAACTATAGCTCGGCAGAGATCTAGGATCAGATGGTTGAGAGAAGGGGATGCCAACACAAAACTTTTTCAGATTGTGGCCAATGGGAGAAGAGCTAAAAACTATATCCTTAAAGTTAAAAAAGGAGAGGAGATTGCCACCGATCAGGAGCGCAAGGGTGAGATCTTCACGGAAGCATACGAGGAGTTGTTGGGAGGGGGGATGCTAGGGAGGAAAGCCTCGACCTGGATTATCTGGACATAG
- the LOC109732843 gene encoding DNA topoisomerase 1 beta yields the protein MSVVNHPFYDNDNDDDDTPLSFKRSSTSRPPPSKQEGSSANITYVRSPKGVASNQQRNGINGASRSPLPPKPQSTSSNPRPSGSVQPNSSVERSQKSNTVDKSKMRRPHVQGDKSDDSDDDKPLAFRKKPDMKLKKVDTGGENAYGSEDDHKPLGMNINSAKVASNNSTNKTVLLKTAPLKTLQPDDDSDDDHKPLVQRFNPAKGASNNSTSKPVLFKAAPKIVQSDDDSEDEKPLASRLPTNAAPKSRASTSDSEDEKPLSARFSRGTAGTSASISNSKDKLPSNNKGPSINSSAPRNSVKRPSDNNNNQTSSALKKAKSSDASASGSVKRESKVDDNNSVPVERKLTPGESSKSKPPVKNIVKKSPLSVKKDNKKFKTKTKKTMKSSQFSKSLRVPPGSGGGKKWSTLEHNGVIFPPPYNPHGVKMLYNGQPVELTPEEEEVATMFAVMKDTEYAAKKTFIDNFFGDWKKILGKNHIIKKFELCDFTPIYEWHLREKEKKKQMTSEERKALREEKLKQEEKYMWAVVDGVREKVGNFRVEPPGLFRGRGEHPKMGKLKRRIRPSDITINIGKGTPVPECPIEGESWKEVKHDNTVTWLAFWNDPISQKDFKYVFLAASSSLKGQSDKEKYEKSRKLKDHIHNIRVNYTKDFNSKDVSKKQIAVATYLIDKLALRAGNEKDDDEADTVGCCTLKVDNVTCVPPNKLQFDFLGKDSIRYFNTVEVELPVYNAIEEFRTGKKDGDAVFDQLDTTKLNHHLKDLMPGLTAKVFRTYNASITLDAILHEETEDGTLLEKIAVYQRANKEVAIICNHQRAVSKSHDTQMTKLNEKIDELKAQINELNKDLGKVKRGKPLGNGADGKPKRALAPEAIEKKISQIETKVEKMEMDKKTKEDLKTVALGTSKINYLDPRITVAWCKTHEVPIEKIFSKTILAKFGWAMDVEPDFRF from the exons ATGTCTGTCGTCAATCATCCATTCTATGACAATGACAACGACGATGACGATACCCCGCTATCCTTCAAGAGGTCGTCAACCAGCAGGCCGCCCCCCTCAAAGCAGGAAGGCTCATCAGCAAATATCACTTATGTTAGGAGCCCTAAAGGTGTGGCCTCGAATCAGCAGAGGAATGGGATTAATGGCGCTTCCAGGTCGCCGCTGCCACCGAAGCCACAGTCGACCAGCTCAAACCCTCGGCCTTCAGGGTCTGTTCAGCCAAACAGTTCTGTAGAACGTAGTCAAAAGAGTAACACAGTGGATAAGAGTAAAATGAGAAGACCTCATGTCCAAGGTGACAAGTCAGATGATTCAGATGATGACAAGCCACTTGCATTTAGGAAAAAGCCTGACATGAAATTAAAGAAAGTCGACACAGGGGGTGAGAATGCTTATGGTTCAGAAGATGATCATAAGCCACTTGGTATGAATATCAACTCAGCAAAAGTGGCTTCTAATAATAGCACAAATAAGACCGTTTTGTTGAAGACTGCACCACTTAAGACTCTGCAACCTGATGATGATTCAGATGATGATCATAAGCCACTTGTTCAGAGGTTCAACCCAGCAAAAGGGGCTTCTAATAATAGCACAAGTAAGCCCGTTTTATTTAAGGCTGCACCTAAGATTGTGCAATCTGATGATGATTCAGAGGATGAGAAACCACTTGCCAGCAGGTTACCCACTAATGCTGCTCCAAAAAGTAGAGCTAGCACCTCTGATTCAGAGGATGAGAAGCCACTGTCTGCCCGATTTTCAAGAGGTACTGCAGGTACATCTGCGAGTATCTCAAATTCCAAGGACAAGCTCCCGTCTAACAACAAGGGGCCAAGCATTAATTCGAGCGCTCCCCGGAATTCAGTTAAAAGGCCAAGTGACAATAACAATAATCAAACAAGTTCAGCTCTTAAGAAGGCCAAATCTTCTGATGCTTCTGCCTCAGGAAGTGTCAAAAGAGAATCCAAGGTTGATGACAATAACAGTGTACCCGTCGAAAGAAAACTGACACCGGGGGAGTCTTCAAAAAGCAAGCCACCTGTAAAGAATATTGTAAAGAAGAGTCCTTTATCCGTTAAGAAGGACAATAAGAAattcaaaacaaaaacaaagaaaacaatgaAAAGTTCCCAGTTCTCAAAATCACTGAGGGTGCCTCCAGGATCTGGCGGTGGAAAGAAATGGTCTACTTTGGAGCACAATGGTGTTATTTTCCCCCCTCCATACAATCCCCATGGTGTCAAAATGCTTTACAATGGGCAACCTGTTGAGCTGACTCCAGAAGAGGAGGAG GTTGCAACCATGTTTGCTGTGATGAAAGACACGGAGTACGCAGCAAAGAAAACATTTATCGACAACTTTTTTGGTGACTGGAAAAAAATTCTTGGTAAAAACCATATCATCAAAAAATTTGAGCTTTGTGACTTCACCCCTATTTATGAATGGCACCTCagagagaaggagaagaagaaacaGATGACATCGGAG GAGAGGAAAGCATTGCGGGAAGAGAAATTGAAACAAGAGGAGAAGTATATGTGGGCTGTTGTTGATGGTGTTAGAGAGAAG GTTGGCAATTTCAGAGTGGAACCACCAGGCTTGTTCAGGGGACGAGGAGAGCATCCTAAG ATGGGAAAACTTAAGAGACGTATTCGTCCAAGTGATATTACAATAAACATTGGAAAAGGCACTCCAGTCCCAGAGTGTCCAATAGAGGGAGAAAG CTGGAAAGAAGTCAAACATGACAATACTGTTACATGGTTGGCCTTTTGGAATGACCCGATTAGCCAAAAAGATTTCAAGTATGTTTTCTTGGCAGCAAGCAGCTCACTAAAGGGACAGAGTGACAAGGAGAAATATGAGAAGTCCCGAAAATTGAAG GATCACATACACAACATTCGTGTAAATTACACAAAGGATTTCAATAGCAAAGATGTCTCCAAGAAGCAAATTGCAGTGGCAACATACCTCATAGATAAACTAGCCCTTAGGGCTGGTAATGAGAAG GATGATGATGAGGCTGATACTGTTGGTTGTTGTACGCTGAAGGTTGATAATGTTACCTGCGTGCCTCCAAATAAGCTTCAG TTTGACTTCCTTGGTAAAGATTCTATAAGATATTTCAACACTGTAGAGGTTGAATTACCTGTATACAATGCGATTGAGGAATTCCGTACTG GCAAAAAGGATGGAGATGCTGTCTTTGACCAGCTTGATACAACGAAACTAAATCATCACCTGAAGGACTTGATGCCTGGCCTTACTGCGAAAGTGTTCCGTACATATAATGCTTCGATTACCTTGGATGCTATC TTGCACGAAGAAACAGAAGATGGAACCCTTCTTGAAAAGATTGCTGTCTATCAACGAGCAAACAAAGAG GTTGCTATAATTTGTAACCATCAGCGTGCTGTGTCAAAGTCACACGATACCCAGATGACTAAGCTGAATGAAAAGATTGATGAATTAAAG GCCCAGATAAATGAGCTGAACAAAGATTTGGGCAAAGTGAAGAGAGGAAAGCCTCTAGGCAACGGTGCAGATGGGAAGCCAAAGAGAGCTTTGGCACCTGAAGC GATTGAGAAGAAGATCTCTCAGATAGAAACCAAGGTAGAGAAAATGGAGATGGATAAGAAGACGAAAGAGGATTTGAAGACGGTAGCATTAGGGACATCAAAGATCAACTACCTTGACCCTAGAATTACGGTAGCATGGTGCAAAACCCATGAAGTCCCTATTGAGAAG ATTTTCAGCAAGACAATTCTTGCAAAGTTTGGATGGGCAATGGACGTCGAGCCGGATTTCAGATTCTAA